The following proteins come from a genomic window of Gossypium raimondii isolate GPD5lz chromosome 5, ASM2569854v1, whole genome shotgun sequence:
- the LOC105770498 gene encoding putative cyclic nucleotide-gated ion channel 15, with product MGYGNSRSVRFQDDLELAKLHNTINGDGMNMIKLKFNIDGTQISEPGTKKGDKELPTSSSSSSCRTGKSLKAKVLSRVFSEDFERVKKKILDPRGPVIHRWNKIFLISCLVSLFVDPLFFYLPVVWKEVCIDIGIPHEVILTIVRSLADAFYLTQILIRFRTAYVAPPSRVFGRGELVIDSRKIASRYLQKSFWIDLIAALPLPQVLIWIVIPNLRGSTMTNTKNVLRFIIIFQYLPRLFLIFPLSSQIVKATGVVTETAWAGAAYNLILYMLASHVLGACWYLLAIERQEACWRTACDVEDPWCQYKFFDCHRVKDPGRDTWFKSSNITNLCNPSSSFYQFGIYGDALTFDVTTSPFSNKYFYCLWWGLRNLSSLGQNLDTSTYVGEIIFAIIIATLGLVLFALLIGNMQTYLQSTTVRLEEWRIRRTDTEQWMRHRQLPPELKQSVRKYDQYKWLATRGVDEEALLKGLPLDLRRDIKRHLCLDLVRRVPLFDQMDERMLDAICERLKPALCTEGTILVREGDPVNEMLFIIRGHLDSYTTNGGRTGFFNSCKIGPGDFCGEELLTWALDPRPSVILPCSTRTVKAISEVEAFALRAEDLKFVASQFRRLHSKQLRHKFRFYSHQWRTWAACFIQAAWRRFKKRKEAAELRAKENLVMAAEPEPPAPGSGLAMYAARLAASTRIGVKMHSGSGSGVVSSLPKPAEPDFSVDEE from the exons ATGGGGTATGGTAATTCGAGATCTGTAAG atttcaagATGATCTTGAATTGGCAAAGCTCCACAACACCATTAATGGAGATGGTATGAATATGATAAAGCTGAAATTCAACATTGATGGAACCCAAATATCAGAGCCCGGGACCAAGAAGGGTGACAAGGAGTTGCCTactagtagtagtagtagtagctGTAGGACAGGCAAATCCTTAAAAGCTAAAGTACTGTCCAGGGTATTCTCAGAGGACTTTGAGAGAGTGAAGAAGAAGATTTTGGATCCTCGGGGACCGGTTATTCACCGGTGGAACAAGATTTTCCTAATATCATGCTTAGTGTCTTTGTTTGTGGATcctttgttcttttatttgCCAGTAGTTTGGAAAGAAGTCTGCATTGATATTGGAATACCACATGAAGTTATCCTCACCATTGTTAGATCATTGGCTGATGCCTTTTATTTGACTCAGATTTTGATTCGGTTTCGGACAGCTTATGTTGCGCCTCCTTCTCGTGTATTTGGGAGAGGAGAGCTTGTAATAGATTCCAGGAAGATTGCTTCCAGGTACCTCCAGAAAAGTTTCTGGATTGATTTAATTGCTGCCTTGCCACTTCCTCAG GTTTTGATCTGGATTGTCATTCCAAATCTTAGAGGTTCAACGATGACAAACACGAAAAACGTACTCCGCTTCATAATCATTTTCCAGTACCTTCCCAgactttttctaatttttccacTCTCATCACAAATTGTCAAGGCCACTGGTGTTGTTACAGAAACAGCATGGGCCGGCGCTGCTTATAACCTCATTCTCTACATGCTGGCTAGCCAT gttttaGGAGCTTGCTGGTATCTTCTCGCAATAGAGCGACAAGAAGCATGCTGGAGGACTGCCTGTGATGTCGAGGATCCATGGTGTCagtataaattttttgattGCCACAGGGTTAAAGACCCTGGCAGGGATACCTGGTTCAAGTCCAGCAATATTACTAACCTATGCAATCCAAGTTCCAGCTTCTATCAGTTCGGTATATATGGTGATGCCTTGACATTTGATGTTACAACTTCACCATTCTCCAACAAGTACTTTTATTGCCTCTGGTGGGGTTTAAGGAACTTGAG TTCTCTGGGACAAAATCTTGACACAAGCACTTATGTGGGTGAAATAATTTTTGCCATCATTATTGCAACCCTTGGTCTGGTTCTCTTTGCGCTGCTCATTGGGAATATGCAA ACATACCTCCAATCGACAACTGTTAGGTTGGAAGAATGGAGAATTAGGAGAACTGATACAGAGCAATGGATGCGTCACAGGCAACTTCCTCCTGAGCTAAAGCAATCTGTCAGAAAATATGATCAGTATAAATGGCTAGCTACAAGAGGAGTTGATGAAGAAGCTTTACTCAAAGGCCTTCCCTTGGATCTACGTAGAGACATCAAACGCCACCTCTGTCTCGACCTTGTTCGGCGA GTCCCACTGTTTGATCAAATGGATGAAAGGATGTTAGATGCAATCTGTGAGAGACTTAAACCAGCCTTGTGCACTGAAGGCACTATCTTAGTCCGCGAAGGTGATCCTGTCAATGAGATGCTCTTCATAATTCGAGGCCACCTAGATTCCTATACCACGAATGGTGGCCGTACCGGATTCTTCAATTCATGCAAGATTGGCCCGGGAGACTTCTGCGGTGAGGAACTGCTTACATGGGCATTGGATCCTCGTCCGAGTGTCATTCTCCCATGCTCAACTCGCACAGTTAAAGCAATATCAGAAGTAGAGGCCTTTGCTCTTAGAGCCGAAGACCTCAAATTTGTGGCATCACAGTTCAGAAGATTACATAGCAAACAACTAAGACACAAATTCCGGTTTTACTCACACCAGTGGAGGACATGGGCCGCCTGTTTCATACAAGCAGCATGGCGTCGGTTTAAGAAACGAAAGGAAGCGGCTGAACTTAGAGCTAAGGAGAACTTGGTGATGGCTGCAGAACCTGAACCACCGGCACCTGGTTCAGGCTTGGCTATGTATGCAGCCAGGCTAGCAGCAAGCACTAGGATAGGTGTTAAGATGCATTCAGGATCTGGTTCTGGGGTTGTCAGCTCCTTGCCCAAACCAGCAGAGCCTGATTTTTCTGTAGACGAGGAATGA
- the LOC105767927 gene encoding exosome complex component RRP41-like, giving the protein MAAKPGSAPVTYSPNLGQKTRPPIFKDNDLDWVRPDGRGFHQCRPAFFRTGAVNSASGSAYAELGSTKVIVSVFGPRESKKAMMYSDTGRLNCNVSYTTFATPVRGQGSDHKEFSSMLHKALEGAIMLETFPKTTVDVFALVLESGGSDLPVVISCASLALADAGIMMYDLVAAVSVSCLGKNLVIDPVLEEESYQDGSLMLTCMPSRYEVTQLTFTGEWSTPDINEAMQLCLDACNKLGKVMRTCLKEAASGSQE; this is encoded by the exons atGGCCGCAAAGCCCGGTTCAGCTCCGGTAACGTATTCGCCGAATCTTGGCCAAAAAACTCGCCCCCCTATTTTCAAAGACAACGATCTCGATTGGGTCCGACCTGATGGCCGTGGCTTCCACCAGTGCCGACCAGCAT TTTTCAGGACAGGTGCAGTAAATTCTGCTTCCGGATCTGCTTATGCAGAGCTTGGGAGTACCAAAGTCATTGTATCTGT ATTTGGGCCAAGAGAAAGTAAGAAAGCAATGATGTACAGTGATACTGGgagattaaattgtaatgtcAGCTATACAACATTTGCCACTCCAGTTCGAGGACAG GGATCGGATCACAAAGAGTTTTCGTCAATGCTTCATAAAGCTTTGGAAGGTGCAATAATGTTGGAAACATTCCCCAAGACCACTGTGGATGTTTTTGCATTGGTGTTGGAATCTGGGGGCA GTGATCTTCCTGTGGTGATATCATGTGCTAGTCTTGCCCTTGCAGATGCGGGGATCATGATGTATGACCTTGTTGCTGCAGTTTCTGTG TCCTGTCTAGGGAAAAACCTTGTGATTGATCCTGTTCTCGAAGAGGAAAGCTACCAAGATGGAAGCTTAATGCTTACATGTATGCCTTCTCGTTATGAGGTCACTCAACTAACATTTACAGGAGAATGGTCAACCCCAGATATTAATGAG GCAATGCAGCTTTGCCTTGATGCTTGCAATAAGCTTGGTAAAGTGATGAGGACATGCTTGAAGGAAGCCGCGTCTGGCTCACAAGAGTAG